From a region of the Monodelphis domestica isolate mMonDom1 chromosome 8, mMonDom1.pri, whole genome shotgun sequence genome:
- the C2CD6 gene encoding cation channel sperm-associated targeting subunit tau isoform X5, producing MKASKGWLGTNNCCRVLIKCWGIFSSGCKFAMCHNYQSVNKFSFKKQEDKTLPSELPVKIPEVKKSLPLVEKRTEPAVSHLFIQEDAKTKNGSLPPEESTPLPPVSIKGKNTFVESIDGRDKPVHEMTEPEGDTSEKQFTGSPSSEVKLRQSRMSLEKIELLQSETRLKGIILSPDRRKKSTDEGGLESKRQSFKQESKKSLGFKELQDLKDIDAASKMTLPRHVSFNISSEALELPSNPGRINRGGTDENISFIEEDKSKDKKTGREKSEDEAKEVVIKHTYVEDNSFRQARPEGMPPFQGCQKPMISRERFEPFLRNIHDIPVEAEGDERIQHVPICTVVKKDSTNAEIIEHEDQDPPYPPVLSSLTVNSEHASWESNPDIFTIKSLDTEEELERGLSKFSMESMSEETAFSIDIDLIGKGQDNLLSELLDLKPSLEKLQKTMVLKSILNDDLNDLSEELFAQPTFIMEIEVQKKTQTFLADDTSLENSDTDICDSAQNEQIDLSGMKISDSKSSKIDITNIQSEQIEVLGKISTSSKFSKHDVKIVQSEQIELSRKPTSIPKFSQNELKIVQSEQIELSRKPTSTPKFSQNELKIVQSEQIELSRKPTSTPKFSQNELKIVQSEQIELSGKPSLSPKFSQNELKLVQSEQIELLGKISSSPKFSQNELKLVPSGQIELLGKPSMSPKFSQNELKLVQSGQIELSGKPSMSPKFSQNELKLAQSGQIELLGKPSMSPKFSQNELKLAQSGQIELSGKPSSSPKVSQYDLKSVHSEQIELSGKPSSSPKVSQYDLKSVHSEQIELSGKPSSSPRVSQYDLKIVQSEQIELSGKPSSSPKVSQYDLKSVHSEQIELSGKPSSSPRVSQYDLKIVQSEQIELSGKPSSSPRVSQYDLKIVQSEQIELLEKPSSSPRVSQYDLKIVQNEQIELSEKQSPSPKVSKSDIRSVHSEQIELSGKLSPSPEVSQYDLKSVQSEETELSGKLSPSPKLSKSDVRSVHSEEIELSGKLSPSPKLSKSDVRSVHSEEIELSGELSSSPKLSQYDLKSVQSEETELSGKLSPSPKVSKSDVRSVHSEEIELSGKLSPSPKVSKSDVKSVHSEQIELSGKLSPSPKVSQYDLKSVQSEETELSGKLSPSPKVSKSDLKSVHSEQIELSGKPSPKVSKSDVKSVHSEHIELSGKLSPSPKVSQYDLKSVHSEQIELSGKLSPSPKVSKSDVKSVHSEHIELLGKLSPSPKVSQYDLKSVQSEQIELSEKISSTSKSSKHEPKIVQSGQIELSRKPSLSSRSSKHELKIVQSERVELSGKPSLSSRSSKHELKIVQSEQMKELSGKPSSSSKSSKHELKIVHSEQMKELSGKPSSSSKSSKHDLKIVQSEQLKELSGKPSSRSSKNAIKIVQSEQLNELSGKPSLSSRSSKHELKIVHSEQMKELSGKPSSSSKSSKHELKIVHSEQIELSGKLSPSPKSVSKEAMNIEILSESQVVGLTEEVEECHISETFEEPEEQPSIVEGDLSSRRKHSFKKKHPEECSQKSSEGAIQSLSSEKSERPEDMEHVEPISPEPVTELDLQHSLTVWNGNLASTSQESHESKHLEVDIAKSKSYVRHIFLQAFPSDSGLDSNIVSVIELDKDHYQGSWVETDIGSPDERSPGIEEFPRDKNDSLLMKKLDGEKSEKKDLSSVLDNTSTYIMHKLSESDRTSIKSFVSNVYSNFPTENITELHLTKEAEVEKEKQVNFVAHDKEHHEEIHAKTIQILDKSDDINVKSVARPKHTSFKECLSGSEAELLTADLNKHIQDFLLERLSGSEKISKEELPKIFENLYLIYDKIGIPTSFKAEISGKDYPGSFSETSAKSTSANQTSFDDGNLQIRLRDLISEILQQYLLRSKYSERESEQRDQNLPPYKIRTIPFSHEVKRDFSEGSLSGESDIRSLSNQSIQDLLSVVSETELVHLKSDLSKRIQSLFIERLSNMGLITEKEFRALNENLSLINSSDRPLKFLSSDLKGLSQILGKSSEKPCYKTLSRNVSEEVIDERFSNAELARKLEREYFALHSYKRKPSFVREEEKQYTRERVGKQGGKNSKKSSQEFLFNNSTERITKLVFRREQKDHNFMQLPQVEKTGFEEEIQDLHGWYNKPKITHSKATVKIKPLDRKDHVNIYKVTVKERSEPIIIPSDENSEIQSELKEYFYKSKLPSSSNSFYLNSDNEEESKLKDQCYGKSKENSKKKPLLTVAQFQKELQAVYVKPKEATIERCVSPPPTDYSSRIVEINTSKPSLFPEVLKTESSRPKFRREREYVEKQKRPLYRTAKILAASQPATRLLLKKSPQRTLLFPWSGKRNIHDSSENKKEELHLTSYKHLEKAKARARFDLGRSPDDKQYCKNFSRPNTAPEFNKRLKESLGKFANPRLVSAGLFQVPNVGLEEYNQRKDLKDLEKCSIICDILQLLNSSYVKRKYEDD from the exons GTCGGATAAACAGGGGTGGAACTGACGAAAATATTAGCTTCATTGAAGAAGATAAGAGTAAGGATAAGAAAACAGGACGTGAGAAGAGTGAAGATGAAGCAAAAGAG gtTGTTATTAAGCATACATATGTAGAGGACAACTCTTTTAGACAAGCACGTCCTGAAGGCATGCCACCATTTCAAGGG tGCCAGAAACCCATGATTAGTAGGGAAAGGTTTGAGCCTTTTTTAAGGAATATCCATGATATTCCAGTTGAAGCTGAAGGTGATGAAAGGATTCAACATGTGCCTATTTGTACAGTTGTTAAAAAGGATTCAACAAATGCAGAGATTATAGAGCATGAAGATCAAGACCCTCCTTATCCACCAGTGTTATCAAGCTTAACAGTAAATTCAGAACATGCTTCCTGGGAGTCCAATCCTGACATCTTTACAATAAAATCTCTAGATACTGAAGAGGAGTTAGAAAGAGGACTATCAAAGTTTTCTATGGAAAGTATGAGTGAAGAAACAGCCTTTAGTATAGATATAGATTTGATTGGGAAAGGACAAGATAACCTCCTTTCAGAACTATTAGATCTTAAACCAAGTCTGGAAAAATTACAGAAAACAATGGTtctaaaatcaattttaaatgaTGACTTGAATGACCTTTCAGAAGAATTATTTGCACAACCAACATTCATCATGGAGATTGAGGTACAAAAGAAAACCCAGACTTTTCTGGCTGATGACACATCATTAGAGAACTCGGATACCGATATATGTGACAGTGCTCAAAATGAACAGATTGACCTTTCAGGAATGAAAATTTCAGATTCAAAATCTTCAAAAATTGACATTACGAATATTCAGAGTGAACAGATTGAGGTTTTAGGAAAGATAAGTACAAGCTCAAAGTTTTCCAAACATGATGTCAAGATAGTGCAGAGTGAACAGATTGAGCTTTCAAGAAAACCAACTTCAATTCCAAAATTTTCCCAAAATGAACTCAAGATAGTGCAGAGTGAACAGATTGAGCTTTCAAGAAAGCCAACTTCAACTCCAAAATTTTCCCAAAATGAGCTCAAGATAGTGCAGAGTGAACAGATTGAGCTTTCAAGAAAGCCAACTTCAACTCCAAAATTTTCCCAAAATGAACTCAAGATTGTTCAGAGTGAACAGATTGAGCTTTCAGGAAAGCCTAGTTTGAGTCCAAAATTTTCCCAAAATGAGCTCAAGCTTGTGCAGAGCGAACAGATTGAACTTTTAGGAAAGATAAGTTCAAGTCCAAAGTTTTCCCAAAATGAACTCAAGCTTGTTCCAAGTGGACAGATTGAACTTTTAGGAAAGCCTAGTATGAGTCCAAAGTTTTCCCAAAATGAACTCAAGCTTGTGCAGAGTGGACAGATTGAACTTTCAGGAAAACCTAGTATGAGTCCAAAGTTTTCCCAAAATGAACTCAAGCTTGCACAGAGTGGACAGATTGAACTTTTAGGAAAGCCTAGTATGAGTCCAAAGTTTTCCCAAAATGAACTCAAGCTTGCGCAGAGTGGACAGATTGAACTTTCAGGAAAGCCAAGTTCAAGTCCAAAAGTTTCCCAATATGACCTCAAGAGTGTGCATAGTGAACAGATTGAGCTTTCAGGAAAGCCAAGTTCAAGTCCAAAAGTTTCCCAATATGACCTCAAGAGTGTGCATAGTGAACAGATTGAGCTTTCAGGAAAGCCAAGTTCAAGTCCAAGAGTTTCCCAATATGACCTCAAGATTGTGCAGAGTGAACAGATTGAGCTTTCAGGAAAGCCAAGTTCAAGTCCAAAAGTTTCCCAATATGACCTCAAGAGTGTGCATAGTGAACAGATTGAGCTGTCAGGAAAGCCAAGTTCAAGTCCAAGAGTTTCCCAATATGACCTCAAGATTGTGCAGAGTGAACAGATTGAGCTTTCAGGAAAGCCAAGTTCAAGTCCAAGAGTTTCCCAATATGACCTCAAGATTGTGCAGAGTGAACAGATTGAGCTTTTAGAAAAGCCAAGTTCAAGTCCGAGAGTTTCCCAATATGACCTCAAGATTGTGCAGAATGAACAGATTGAGCTTTCAGAAAAGCAAAGTCCAAGTCCAAAAGTTTCCAAAAGTGACATCAGGAGTGTGCATAGTGAACAGATTGAGCTTTCAGGAAAGCTAAGTCCAAGTCCAGAAGTTTCCCAATATGACCTCAAGAGTGTGCAGAGTGAAGAGACCGAGCTGTCAGGAAAGCTAAGTCCAAGtccaaaactttccaaaagtGACGTCAGGAGTGTGCATAGTGAAGAGATTGAGCTGTCAGGAAAGCTAAGTCCAAGtccaaaactttccaaaagtGACGTCAGGAGTGTGCATAGTGAAGAGATTGAGCTTTCAGGAGAGCTCAGTTCAAGTCCAAAACTTTCCCAATATGACCTCAAGAGTGTGCAGAGTGAAGAGACCGAACTGTCAGGAAAGCTAAGTCCAAGTCCAAAAGTTTCCAAAAGTGACGTCAGGAGTGTGCATAGTGAAGAGATTGAGCTGTCAGGAAAGCTAAGTCCAAGTCCAAAAGTTTCCAAAAGTGACGTCAAGAGTGTGCATAGTGAACAGATTGAGCTGTCAGGAAAGCTCAGTCCAAGTCCAAAAGTTTCCCAATATGACCTCAAGAGTGTGCAGAGTGAAGAGACCGAGCTGTCAGGAAAGCTAAGTCCAAGTCCAAAAGTTTCCAAAAGTGACCTCAAGAGTGTGCATAGTGAACAGATTGAGCTTTCAGGAAAGCCAAGTCCAAAAGTTTCCAAAAGTGACGTCAAGAGTGTGCATAGTGAACATATTGAGCTTTCAGGAAAGCTCAGTCCAAGTCCAAAAGTTTCCCAATATGACCTCAAGAGTGTGCATAGTGAACAGATTGAGCTTTCAGGAAAGCTAAGTCCAAGTCCAAAAGTTTCCAAAAGTGATGTCAAGAGTGTGCATAGTGAACATATTGAGCTTTTAGGAAAGCTAAGTCCAAGTCCAAAAGTTTCCCAATATGACCTCAAGAGTGTGCAGAGTGAACAAATTGAGCTGTCAGAAAAGATAAGTTCAACTTCCAAATCTTCCAAACACGAGCCCAAGATTGTGCAGAGTGGACAGATTGAACTTTCAAGAAAGCCAAGTTTAAGTTCCAGATCTTCCAAACATGAACTCAAGATTGTGCAGAGCGAACGGGTTGAACTTTCAGGAAAGCCAAGTTTAAGTTCCAGATCTTCCAAACATGAACTCAAGATTGTGCAGAGTGAACAAATGAAAGAGCTTTCAGGAAAGCCAAGTTCAAGTTCCAAATCTTCCAAACATGAACTCAAGATTGTGCACAGTGAACAAATGAAAGAGCTTTCAGGAAAGCCAAGTTCAAGTTCCAAATCTTCCAAACATGACCTTAAGATTGTTCAGAGTGAACAGCTGAAAGAGCTGTCGGGAAAGCCAAGTTCAAGATCTTCCAAAAATGCCATCAAGATTGTACAGAGTGAACAGTTGAATGAGCTTTCAGGAAAGCCAAGTTTAAGTTCCAGATCTTCCAAACATGAACTCAAGATTGTGCACAGTGAACAAATGAAAGAGCTTTCAGGAAAGCCAAGTTCAAGTTCCAAATCTTCCAAACATGAACTCAAGATTGTGCACAGTGAACAGATTGAACTTTCAGGAAAACTAAGTCCAAGTCCAAAATCTGTTTCAAAAGAAGCAATGAATATAGAAATACTTTCAGAAAGTCAAGTAGTAGGATTAACTGAGGAAGTGGAAGAATGTCATATTTCTGAGACATTTGAAGAGCCTGAAGAACAGCCAAGTATAGTAGAGGGAGATTTGTCAAGTAGAAGGAAACATAGTTTCAAAAAGAAGCATCCTGAAGAATGTTCTCAGAAGAGTTCAGAAGGGGCAATACAGAGTCTatcttcagaaaaatctgaaagacCAGAGGATATGGAGCATGTAGAACCAATTTCCCCTGAGCCAGTCACAGAACTGGACTTACAGCATTCACTCACAGTTTGGAATGGTAATTTAGCTTCAACAAGTCAAGAATCGCATGAAAGTAAACATTTAGAAGTAGATATAGCAAAATCAAAATCTTACGTGAGGCACATATTTTTACAAGCATTTCCTTCAGATTCAGGTTTAGATTCTAACATAGTCAGTGTGATAGAGTTAGATAAAGATCACTATCAGGGTTCATGGGTAGAAACAGACATTGGTTCTCCTGATGAAAGATCCCCAGGGATAGAAGAGTTCCCACGGGATAAAAATGATTCACTTTTGATGAAGAAATTAGATggagaaaagagtgaaaaaaaagatctcagttctgttttggacaatACAAGTACTTACATCATGCATAAACTTAGTGAGTCAGATAGAACATCCATAAAATCTTTTGTAAGCAATGTCTATAGCAATTTTCCCACAGAGAATATTACTGAACTACACTTAACAAAAGAAgcagaggtagaaaaagaaaagcaagtcaATTTTGTTGCACATGATAAAGAACATCATGAGGAAATACATGCTAAAACAATACAAATCCTTGATAAATCTGATGATATCAATGTAAAATCTGTTGCACGCCCCAAGCATACCAGTTTCAAAGAGTGTCTATCAGGATCAGAAGCAGAACTTCTGACTGCTGATTTAAACAAACACATCCAGGATTTTCTTTTAGAAAGACTTTCAGGATCAGAAAAAATCTCTAAGGAGGAGTTACCAAAAATCTTTGAGAACCTGTATTTGATATATGATAAAATAGGAATACCAACTTCTTTCAAGGCTGAAATATCTGGCAAAGATTATCCAGGAAGTTTTTCAGAAACTTCTGCCAAAAGCACATCTGCAAATCAAACTTCATTTGATGATGGCAATTTGCAAATAAGGTTAAGAGATCTTATAAGTGAAATTCTTCAACAATATCTATTAAGAAGTAAATATTCAGAAAGAGAGTCTGAGCAAAGAGACCAAAACCTGCCTCCATACAAAATTAGAACCATCCCATTTTCACATGAAGTGAAACGAGATTTTTCAGAAGGGAGTTTATCTGGAGAGAGTGATATAAGAAGTCTTTCAAATCAATCCATACAAGACCTTTTATCAGTTGTCTCCGAAACTGAACTAGTACATCTCAAATCTGATTTAAGCAAACGTATTCAAAGTCTTTTCATAGAAAGACTTTCAAATATGGGACTAATCACAGAAAAGGAGTTCCGTGCTCTCAATGAAAACCTGTCTTTGATTAATTCTAGCGACAgaccattaaaatttttaagcTCAGATCTGAAAGGACTAAGTCAAATTCTGGGAAAATCTTCAGAAAAGCCATGTTACAAAACTCTTTCAAGAAATGTGTCAGAAGAGGTTATTGATGAAAGGTTTTCAAATGCAGAACTAGCCAGAAAGTTGGAGAGGGAATATTTTGCTCTTCATAGTTATAAAAGAAAGCCATCATttgtaagagaagaggaaaagcaaTACACaagagaaagagttggaaagcaAGGaggaaaaaactcaaaaaaaagtAGCCAAGAGTTCCTATTTAACAATTCAACAGAAAGAATAACAAAACTAGTGtttagaagggaacaaaaagaccACAATTTTATGCAACTGCCACAAGTAGAAAAAACTGGTTTTGAAGAGGAGATCCAAGACCTACATGGCTGGTATAATAAACCAAAAATAACCCATTCAAAAGCTACTGTGAAAATCAAGCCCCTGGACAGAAAAGACCACgttaacatatataaagtgaCTGTAAAGGAAAGATCTGAACCAATCATCATTCCATCTGACGAGAATTCTGAAATACAATCAGaacttaaagaatatttttataaatccaAGTTACCTTCATCAAGTaactcattttatttaaattcagaTAATGAGGAAGAATCAAAGCTGAAAGACCAATGTTATGGGAAGTCCAAAGAGAACAGCAAAAAGAAGCCACTATTAACAGTTGCACAATTCCAGAAAGAGTTACAAGCTGTTTATGTTAAGCCAAAAGAAGCTACTATTGAAAGATGTGTATCACCACCACCCACTGATTATAGTAGTAGAATTGTGGAAATTAACACTTCAAAGCCATCTCTCTTCCCAGAAGTCCTAAAAACAGAAAGCTCAAGGCCTAAATTTCGGCGAGAAAGAGAGTATGTTGAGAAACAAAAAAGGCCCCTTTACAGGACAGCTAAGATATTAGCAGCCTCACAACCTGCCACAAGACTGCTTCTAAAAAAATCTCCACAAAGGACACTGCTATTTCCTTGgtctggaaaaagaaatatacat gACTCTtcggaaaataaaaaagaagaattacATTTGACCTCATATAAGCATCTTGAAAAGGCAAAAGCCAGAGCAAGGTTTGATTTGGGAAGAAGCCCTGATGATAAACAATACTGTAAAAACTTTTCAAGACCAAATACTGCTCCAGAGTTTAACAAACGATTGAAAGAAAGCTTGGGGAAATTTGCAAATCCACGATTGGTTTCAGCAGGCTTATTTCAAGTTCCAAACGTAGGTCTAGAAGAATATAATCAGAGAAAAGATCTAAAAGATCTTGAAAAATGTTCAATCATTTGCGATATTCTGCAGTTGTTAAACAGTTCATATGTGAAACGCAAGTATGAGGATGATTAA